One genomic window of Herpetosiphonaceae bacterium includes the following:
- the treS gene encoding maltose alpha-D-glucosyltransferase: MNNDELWYKDAIFYELHVKAFQDSNGDGIGDFRGLIERLDYLQDLGVDCIWLLPFYPSPLRDDGYDIADYYAVHPDYGTIRDFKQFLKAAHQRGLRVISDLVINHTSDEHPWFQAARKDRNSPYHDYYVWSDTREKYQDARIIFIDTERSNWTWDPEASRYFWHRFFSHQPDLNFDNPRVRRAIMKVMNYWLDMGLDGFRADAVPYLFEREGTNCENLPETHGYLKELRREFDKRYNGRILLAEANQWPADLLPYFGDADEFHMAFNFPVMPRIYMALRREERRPIIDIIQQTPNIPESCQWCLFLRNHDELTLEMVTNEERDYMWAEYARDPRMKLNLGIRRRLAPLLDNGRRRIELLNSLLFSLPGSPIIYYGDELGMGDNIYLGDRNGVRTPMQWSGDRNAGFSKADSARLYAPIINDPVYGYQAVNVEAQLRTPSSLLHWTKRLIRLRKRYKVFGRGDITFLHPENQKVLAYTRSYQQEHVLIINNLSRFPQPAELDLRRYQGWTPVEMFGETRFPQIGELPYFLTLGPHSFYWFRLEPPGY; the protein is encoded by the coding sequence TTGAATAACGACGAACTGTGGTACAAGGATGCTATCTTCTATGAGCTGCACGTCAAGGCATTTCAAGATAGCAACGGAGACGGCATCGGCGACTTTCGCGGCCTGATCGAGCGGCTGGACTATCTGCAAGATCTGGGCGTCGATTGCATCTGGCTGCTGCCGTTCTATCCATCGCCGCTACGCGACGACGGCTACGACATCGCCGATTACTACGCGGTCCATCCCGACTACGGCACCATCCGAGACTTCAAGCAATTTCTGAAGGCCGCGCATCAACGCGGCCTTCGCGTGATCAGCGATCTGGTGATCAATCACACGTCCGATGAGCATCCCTGGTTCCAGGCGGCGCGCAAAGATCGCAACTCGCCCTACCACGACTACTACGTCTGGAGCGATACGCGCGAAAAATACCAGGATGCTCGCATCATCTTTATCGATACCGAGCGCTCGAACTGGACATGGGACCCTGAGGCCAGCCGCTACTTCTGGCATCGGTTCTTCTCGCACCAGCCGGACCTCAACTTCGATAATCCGCGCGTACGCCGGGCGATTATGAAGGTGATGAACTACTGGCTCGATATGGGGCTGGATGGCTTTCGAGCCGACGCGGTGCCCTATCTGTTCGAGCGCGAGGGCACCAACTGCGAGAACCTGCCGGAGACGCACGGCTATCTCAAGGAGCTGCGCCGCGAGTTCGACAAGCGCTACAACGGGCGGATTCTGCTGGCCGAGGCCAATCAGTGGCCCGCCGATCTGCTGCCCTACTTCGGCGACGCCGACGAGTTTCATATGGCGTTCAACTTCCCGGTGATGCCGCGAATCTACATGGCGCTGCGCCGCGAGGAGCGCCGCCCGATCATCGACATCATCCAGCAGACGCCGAACATTCCCGAAAGCTGCCAGTGGTGCCTGTTCCTGCGCAACCACGACGAGCTGACGCTGGAGATGGTGACGAATGAGGAGCGCGACTATATGTGGGCCGAGTACGCGCGCGATCCGCGTATGAAGCTCAACCTGGGCATTCGCCGCCGTCTCGCGCCGCTGCTCGACAACGGACGACGGCGGATCGAGCTGCTTAACTCGCTGCTCTTCTCGCTGCCCGGCTCGCCGATCATCTACTACGGCGACGAGCTTGGCATGGGCGATAACATCTACCTGGGCGATCGGAATGGTGTCCGCACGCCGATGCAGTGGAGCGGCGATCGTAACGCGGGCTTTTCCAAAGCGGATAGCGCCCGGCTGTACGCGCCGATCATCAACGATCCGGTGTACGGCTACCAGGCGGTCAACGTCGAGGCGCAGCTACGCACGCCCAGCTCGCTGCTCCACTGGACGAAGCGCCTGATTCGGCTGCGCAAGCGCTACAAGGTCTTCGGACGCGGCGATATTACGTTTCTGCATCCTGAGAACCAGAAGGTGCTGGCCTATACCCGCAGCTACCAGCAGGAGCACGTGCTGATCATCAACAACCTGTCGCGCTTCCCACAGCCCGCCGAGCTGGATCTCAGACGGTATCAGGGCTGGACGCCCGTGGAGATGTTTGGCGAGACGCGCTTCCCGCAGATCGGCGAGCTGCCCTACTTCTTGACGCTGGGGCCGCACTCGTTCTACTGGTTCCGGCTGGAGCCGCCGGGATACTAG
- a CDS encoding sugar ABC transporter permease — MGQGQPVVSTRQATTAPKRGKDTDLTRARTRLAWLLLTPTLAIVAFIALWPLLQTIYLSFTNARLASTSPTKFIGLENYAYLIQDQQFRQSIWVTVQFTALTVVFEFLLGLGVALVINSNFKGRGLMRTAMLIPWAIPTVVSAQMWKWMYNDIYGVINDLFRRFGLISQNVAFVADPGTSIPAIAAVDIWKTTPFVALLLLAGLQVIPGDVYEAAYVDGANRIQQFFRITLPLLRPAILVTLIFRTLDALRVFDVFYVMFGARQDTQTMAIYNQQNLVNFSDLGYGAAISMAIFIIIGIFVALYVTFLKVEEA; from the coding sequence ATGGGACAAGGACAACCGGTTGTCAGTACCCGGCAGGCAACCACTGCGCCTAAACGCGGCAAAGATACCGATCTCACACGTGCGCGTACCCGCCTGGCCTGGCTGTTGCTCACACCAACGCTCGCCATCGTCGCCTTCATTGCGCTCTGGCCGCTGCTGCAAACGATCTATCTGAGCTTCACCAACGCGCGTCTCGCCAGCACGTCGCCTACCAAATTTATCGGCCTGGAGAACTACGCCTACCTGATTCAGGATCAGCAGTTTCGCCAATCGATCTGGGTTACGGTTCAGTTCACGGCGCTCACCGTCGTCTTCGAGTTTCTGCTCGGCCTGGGCGTGGCGCTGGTGATCAACTCCAACTTCAAAGGGCGCGGCCTGATGCGCACGGCGATGCTGATCCCGTGGGCGATCCCGACGGTAGTCTCGGCCCAGATGTGGAAGTGGATGTACAACGACATCTACGGCGTGATCAACGATCTCTTCAGGCGCTTTGGGCTGATCAGCCAGAACGTCGCGTTCGTCGCCGATCCGGGCACCTCGATCCCGGCGATTGCGGCGGTGGACATCTGGAAGACCACGCCTTTTGTCGCGCTGCTGCTGCTGGCGGGCTTGCAGGTGATCCCCGGCGATGTCTATGAGGCCGCGTATGTGGACGGCGCAAACCGGATTCAGCAGTTCTTCCGCATCACGCTGCCGCTGCTGCGCCCCGCGATTCTGGTCACGCTGATCTTCCGCACGCTGGACGCGCTGCGCGTCTTCGATGTCTTCTACGTGATGTTCGGCGCGCGCCAGGATACGCAGACGATGGCGATCTATAACCAGCAAAATCTGGTCAACTTCTCCGATCTGGGATACGGCGCGGCGATCAGTATGGCGATCTTTATCATCATCGGCATCTTTGTAGCGCTGTATGTCACGTTCCTGAAAGTAGAGGAGGCGTAA
- a CDS encoding carbohydrate ABC transporter permease: MPESRSNIVSRGLFYFLVAVILVYTMFPFYWALKSSFTPTNELFKTPVEYWPNSPTLAHYGTVFRNNVFLVALLNSTIVAGSVTILSLIIGAFGAYALGRFRFRGRSPVLYLVLSMTMFPQIAVLGSLYNMVNRFGLFNRLGALILTYLIFTLPFTVWVLTNFFKAMPSELEEAAYVDGATPFQTFYKVLLPLAAPGLVTTGLLAFIAAWNEFLYALSFTQTPDRYTVTLAIFNFAPQTSGGFEIPWGPIMAATVVVTVPLVVLTLIFQRRIMAGLTAGAVKG, encoded by the coding sequence ATGCCGGAATCTCGTTCAAATATTGTCTCGCGTGGCCTCTTTTACTTTCTGGTCGCCGTCATTCTAGTCTATACCATGTTTCCGTTCTACTGGGCGCTGAAATCGTCGTTTACGCCGACCAACGAGCTTTTCAAGACGCCAGTCGAGTACTGGCCCAACAGCCCCACATTGGCGCATTACGGGACTGTCTTTCGCAACAATGTCTTCCTGGTGGCGCTGCTCAACTCGACGATCGTTGCCGGGTCGGTGACGATTCTGTCGCTGATCATCGGCGCGTTCGGCGCGTACGCCCTGGGCCGCTTCCGCTTCCGAGGCCGCAGCCCCGTGCTGTATCTCGTGCTGTCGATGACGATGTTTCCGCAGATCGCGGTGCTCGGCTCGCTCTATAACATGGTCAACCGCTTTGGGCTGTTCAACCGGCTTGGCGCGCTGATCCTGACCTATCTGATCTTTACGCTGCCGTTTACGGTCTGGGTGCTGACCAATTTCTTCAAGGCGATGCCAAGCGAGCTGGAGGAGGCGGCCTACGTAGACGGCGCGACGCCGTTCCAGACCTTCTACAAGGTGCTGCTGCCGCTCGCCGCGCCCGGCCTGGTGACGACGGGCCTGCTGGCGTTTATCGCCGCCTGGAACGAGTTTCTCTACGCGCTCTCGTTCACACAGACGCCCGATCGCTACACCGTCACGCTGGCGATCTTCAACTTCGCGCCGCAGACCAGCGGCGGCTTTGAGATCCCCTGGGGTCCGATCATGGCCGCGACTGTCGTGGTGACGGTGCCGCTGGTGGTGCTGACGCTAATCTTCCAGCGCCGAATCATGGCCGGCCTTACTGCAGGCGCGGTCAAGGGCTAG
- a CDS encoding sugar ABC transporter substrate-binding protein has protein sequence MSNKRIYLVTLLLSLLLPLLAACGGGGAGTTTTPGAGSPAASAPGSPAASAEPSPAASEAATGEASPAATSTTAADASPSGSPAGSPGAGGAELDFSKLEVEDGAQLRFLASGNNTEQQLYTEGAERFNQLFPNAKLTFEPVPAEYETTITAGFSGGNAPDVFLLNGQLMGTLAPQGLLLPLDDTMSQVGRAADDYYESLISLYQADGKTYGLPKDFNPLVLFVNTDLAQKAGVDPASVKTWNDLRDAAKKMTQGEGAGKVYGLCLTPDIERYGASMLQNGNPIIENGKAVFNNEKGIQAIQFWKDVQEEGSAATFQDLSAGWCGEAFAKQAAAMVVEGGWLVPFMADPQQGGQDVKYTAVPLPTPEGGQQTSLLFTNGFAANANTKYPKAAAAAVLFLTSEQNQQALIPSGLAQPSLQSLADDPYFAQNPVAQTLVQAAQNGRVSEVVFGGPAKKADVVRAINQNGIEAILVGGSDVKSALDAAAQEVDQIMQR, from the coding sequence ATGTCTAACAAGCGAATCTATCTCGTGACGCTGCTCCTGTCGCTGCTCCTGCCGCTCCTCGCGGCATGCGGCGGTGGCGGTGCAGGAACCACGACCACCCCCGGCGCAGGCTCGCCAGCTGCATCCGCGCCAGGATCTCCGGCGGCGAGCGCTGAGCCATCGCCTGCTGCATCAGAAGCGGCCACTGGTGAAGCATCCCCCGCCGCCACCTCGACGACAGCAGCAGATGCATCGCCCTCCGGATCGCCTGCGGGATCGCCTGGCGCTGGCGGCGCTGAACTCGATTTCAGCAAGCTGGAAGTCGAAGACGGCGCGCAGCTCCGCTTCCTCGCGTCGGGCAACAACACCGAGCAGCAGCTCTACACCGAGGGCGCGGAGCGCTTCAACCAGCTCTTCCCCAATGCCAAGCTGACCTTCGAGCCGGTGCCCGCCGAGTATGAGACGACGATCACCGCTGGCTTCTCCGGCGGCAACGCGCCCGATGTCTTCTTGCTCAACGGGCAGTTGATGGGCACGCTCGCCCCGCAAGGGCTGCTCCTGCCCCTCGACGACACGATGAGCCAGGTTGGGCGGGCGGCAGACGACTACTACGAGTCGCTGATCAGCCTCTACCAGGCCGACGGCAAGACCTATGGCCTGCCCAAGGACTTCAACCCGCTGGTGCTGTTCGTCAACACCGATCTTGCCCAGAAAGCGGGCGTCGATCCGGCCAGCGTCAAGACCTGGAACGATCTCAGAGACGCCGCCAAGAAGATGACGCAGGGCGAAGGCGCGGGCAAAGTTTACGGGCTGTGCCTCACGCCGGACATCGAGCGCTACGGCGCGTCGATGCTTCAGAACGGCAACCCGATCATCGAGAACGGCAAGGCGGTCTTCAACAACGAGAAGGGCATTCAGGCGATCCAGTTCTGGAAAGACGTTCAGGAAGAAGGCTCCGCCGCCACGTTCCAGGATCTCAGCGCGGGCTGGTGCGGCGAGGCGTTCGCCAAGCAGGCGGCGGCGATGGTCGTCGAGGGCGGCTGGCTGGTGCCGTTCATGGCCGATCCGCAGCAGGGCGGCCAGGATGTGAAATATACCGCCGTGCCGCTGCCGACGCCTGAGGGCGGGCAGCAGACCTCGCTGCTCTTCACCAACGGCTTTGCCGCCAACGCCAACACCAAGTATCCCAAGGCTGCGGCAGCCGCCGTGCTCTTCCTGACCAGCGAGCAGAACCAGCAGGCATTGATCCCGAGCGGCCTGGCGCAGCCCAGCTTGCAGAGCCTGGCCGACGATCCGTACTTCGCGCAGAACCCGGTCGCGCAGACGTTGGTCCAGGCCGCGCAGAACGGGCGCGTCTCAGAGGTGGTCTTCGGCGGACCCGCCAAGAAAGCCGACGTGGTGCGCGCGATCAACCAGAACGGCATCGAGGCGATTCTGGTCGGCGGCTCGGATGTGAAGTCGGCGCTCGACGCGGCGGCACAGGAAGTCGATCAAATTATGCAGCGGTAG
- a CDS encoding DinB family protein, protein MLDFSPVARREKALADLAEGLTPGELHALTDEMIDTMLSIIAGANDADVVFVPHDPHAHDSGASEEEATMAWTLGHVVVHTTAGSEEAAAVAAWLARGVHFEGRSHAETHWTTIRSIEQVRARLEESRRMRHAFLNAWPDEPRLDLIVTPVPIFGPMNAVARFLFGLFHEDGHLDQLREIMRQARAARGA, encoded by the coding sequence ATGCTCGATTTTTCACCCGTAGCGCGGCGCGAGAAAGCGCTGGCCGATCTGGCGGAAGGTCTTACTCCCGGCGAGCTGCATGCCCTGACCGACGAGATGATCGATACGATGCTGTCGATTATCGCGGGCGCGAACGACGCCGATGTCGTCTTTGTGCCACACGATCCCCATGCGCATGATTCCGGCGCATCCGAAGAAGAGGCGACGATGGCCTGGACGCTCGGCCATGTGGTGGTGCATACAACCGCTGGCTCGGAGGAGGCGGCGGCGGTGGCCGCGTGGCTGGCGCGTGGCGTCCACTTCGAGGGGCGCTCACACGCCGAGACGCACTGGACGACCATACGGTCGATTGAGCAGGTGCGCGCGCGCCTGGAAGAAAGCCGCCGGATGCGTCACGCATTTTTGAACGCCTGGCCGGACGAGCCGCGCCTTGACCTGATCGTGACGCCGGTCCCGATCTTCGGCCCGATGAACGCGGTCGCACGCTTTCTGTTTGGGCTGTTCCACGAGGACGGGCATCTCGATCAACTGCGCGAGATTATGCGGCAGGCGCGCGCGGCGCGCGGCGCGTAA
- a CDS encoding carbohydrate ABC transporter permease: MAVSAKQQPVAATSAREERPASAYIGITIRYLLLALLSLFAFTPFILSFLGTFKTAAEVNAFPPTIVPEQWRVDNWVRVWSFSIPAVQGRLLPRWLFNSTWLALVNVIAQLFFCSLAAYAFARIRFPGRDLIFTAIIASMAIPAAVTLIPGYVFYSRLGWINTYWPLIVPKLIVPVGILMLAQFFRSIPKELEEAAYIDGLGRFGTYWNIALPLSKPALLTFAILQFQGSWNDFVAPLLFLQSPKLMTLTVGMSFFRYQYTNDLTAILVGAMFNAIPMLILFFIFSKYYIEGTSYSGLAGQ, from the coding sequence ATGGCTGTCTCGGCAAAACAGCAACCAGTTGCAGCGACCAGCGCGCGCGAGGAGCGTCCGGCGTCGGCCTATATCGGCATCACGATCCGCTACCTCTTGCTGGCGCTGCTATCGCTCTTTGCTTTTACGCCCTTCATCCTGTCGTTCCTCGGCACCTTCAAGACCGCCGCCGAGGTGAATGCGTTTCCACCGACGATCGTGCCTGAGCAGTGGCGCGTCGACAACTGGGTGCGTGTCTGGAGCTTTTCGATCCCGGCGGTCCAGGGACGTCTGCTGCCGCGCTGGCTCTTCAACAGCACCTGGCTGGCGCTGGTCAACGTGATCGCCCAGCTCTTCTTCTGCTCGCTGGCGGCCTATGCCTTCGCGCGGATTCGCTTTCCGGGCCGCGATCTGATCTTTACGGCGATCATCGCCAGCATGGCGATCCCGGCAGCCGTCACGCTGATTCCGGGCTACGTCTTCTACTCGCGCCTGGGCTGGATCAACACGTACTGGCCGCTGATCGTCCCGAAGCTGATCGTGCCGGTGGGCATTCTGATGCTGGCACAATTCTTCAGGTCGATCCCCAAGGAGCTTGAGGAGGCGGCCTATATCGACGGCCTGGGGCGCTTCGGCACCTACTGGAATATCGCGCTGCCGCTGTCGAAGCCCGCGCTACTGACGTTCGCGATTCTGCAATTCCAGGGCTCGTGGAATGATTTTGTCGCGCCGCTGCTCTTCCTGCAAAGCCCGAAGCTGATGACGCTGACCGTTGGCATGAGCTTCTTCCGCTACCAGTATACCAACGACCTGACCGCAATTCTGGTCGGCGCGATGTTCAACGCGATCCCGATGCTGATTCTCTTCTTTATCTTCAGCAAATACTACATCGAGGGCACCAGCTACAGCGGCCTGGCGGGACAATAG
- a CDS encoding sugar ABC transporter permease, translated as MAASTNAATPPQRRSSTLARQEALTGYLFIAPYLIIAGIFTYGLLAYVFYISFTDLTASFAQKPPAFVGLRNYIRALNEPDFRVSLTNAFWYFVIVTTFQTIGAILLAVLLNTRLQGIRFFRTLLYSPSVASSVVISLIFFWLYQRRGFINYALGTDIAWLRNADRIFDPILQVFGVTSPPNFFRGPSITWTALMVMNIFTTIPTFMIMFLAALQDIPGHLYEAASIDGATGPRAFWYITLPMLRPVITLVVILGTIGTFQVFDQAYVLTEGGPLKTTLTPTLLIYQKTLGKGTQPEASFGAAMAFILAAIIVLITIIQRRYIERANLGE; from the coding sequence ATGGCGGCCTCAACCAATGCGGCGACTCCGCCCCAACGGCGCAGCAGCACACTGGCGCGGCAGGAGGCGCTGACCGGCTATTTGTTTATTGCGCCCTATTTGATCATCGCTGGTATTTTCACGTATGGCCTGCTGGCCTACGTGTTCTACATCAGCTTCACCGATCTGACGGCTTCGTTCGCGCAAAAGCCACCGGCCTTTGTCGGGCTGCGTAACTACATCCGTGCCCTGAACGAGCCAGACTTTCGGGTGTCGCTGACGAATGCCTTCTGGTACTTTGTGATCGTCACCACGTTCCAGACGATCGGCGCGATCCTGCTGGCGGTGCTGCTCAACACGCGGCTTCAGGGCATTCGCTTCTTCCGCACGCTGCTCTACTCGCCCAGCGTGGCCTCGTCGGTGGTGATCTCGCTGATCTTCTTCTGGCTCTACCAGCGGCGCGGCTTTATCAACTACGCGCTCGGCACCGATATTGCCTGGCTGCGCAACGCCGACCGCATCTTTGATCCGATCCTTCAGGTCTTTGGCGTCACCAGCCCGCCGAACTTTTTTCGCGGGCCGAGCATCACCTGGACCGCGCTGATGGTCATGAACATCTTTACAACCATTCCGACGTTCATGATCATGTTCCTGGCGGCGCTGCAAGACATTCCCGGCCACCTGTACGAGGCCGCATCGATCGACGGGGCGACCGGGCCGCGCGCCTTCTGGTATATCACGCTGCCGATGCTCCGTCCGGTGATTACGCTGGTGGTGATTCTGGGTACGATCGGCACCTTCCAGGTCTTCGACCAGGCGTACGTACTGACTGAGGGCGGGCCGCTCAAGACGACGCTCACGCCGACGCTGCTAATCTATCAAAAGACGCTCGGCAAGGGCACGCAGCCCGAAGCGTCCTTCGGCGCGGCGATGGCGTTCATCCTGGCGGCGATCATCGTGCTGATTACCATCATCCAGCGCCGCTATATCGAGCGCGCGAATCTCGGCGAGTAG
- a CDS encoding DUF624 domain-containing protein has protein sequence MTSDRPDRSPARRRAPSVAIAFRTLMRTLRHGYENLGTLLLVSLLWYAAAILILPIGVGTAALHRVVQPMTEERSADWRSFFSHLRADLRWSSLLTIILALGFFIIRLNIGFYGASDSAVFQVIAVFFGTLLIIWLGIALFAFPLALRQQEQHLRTTLRNALIMVFANAPGVLISLVLLLLLVVVLVFIPPLFAIVPGVIALWSAENTRLLLVASGYVPRDEIADREKGSAPPDLTTRPHPRRSTKRPIK, from the coding sequence ATGACATCTGACCGACCCGATCGTTCACCCGCTCGGCGTCGCGCGCCGTCGGTTGCGATTGCCTTTCGCACGCTGATGCGCACCCTACGTCATGGGTACGAAAACCTCGGCACGCTGCTGCTCGTGAGCCTGCTGTGGTACGCCGCCGCGATCCTGATCCTGCCGATCGGGGTAGGCACGGCAGCGCTGCACCGGGTGGTACAGCCGATGACCGAGGAGCGCAGCGCCGACTGGCGTAGCTTTTTCAGCCACCTGCGCGCCGATCTTCGCTGGAGCTCGCTGCTGACGATCATCCTCGCGCTCGGCTTCTTCATCATCCGGCTCAACATCGGCTTCTATGGCGCATCCGACTCAGCGGTTTTTCAGGTGATCGCTGTGTTCTTTGGGACGCTCCTGATCATCTGGTTGGGCATAGCGCTCTTTGCCTTTCCGCTCGCGCTGCGGCAGCAGGAGCAGCATCTACGGACGACATTGCGCAATGCCTTGATCATGGTGTTTGCCAATGCGCCCGGCGTGCTCATCTCGCTCGTCCTGCTGCTCCTGCTGGTCGTCGTGCTGGTCTTCATCCCGCCGCTCTTCGCGATCGTGCCCGGCGTGATTGCCCTCTGGAGCGCGGAAAACACACGCCTGCTGCTGGTCGCATCGGGCTACGTGCCGCGCGACGAGATCGCCGACCGTGAAAAAGGCAGCGCTCCGCCAGATCTAACAACTCGTCCGCATCCTCGGCGCTCGACGAAGAGGCCGATCAAATAG
- a CDS encoding putative toxin-antitoxin system toxin component, PIN family, which translates to MKVIIDTNVVISAALKDRNPEHVILFVVQHPAFEWIASQEILDEYIGVLHRPKFRLPEVILQRWMVMFTHLVMCVDVQKTVDFPRDQKDAKFLACAIAADAEYLITGDRDFTEAYKIVNTTVLSVSQFKRYVCDVW; encoded by the coding sequence ATGAAAGTTATTATTGATACCAATGTCGTTATTTCTGCCGCTTTAAAGGATCGGAATCCTGAGCACGTTATTTTGTTTGTCGTACAGCATCCGGCATTTGAATGGATCGCGTCACAGGAAATTTTGGATGAGTACATTGGTGTTTTACATCGGCCAAAGTTTCGATTGCCGGAGGTTATTTTACAGAGATGGATGGTGATGTTCACACATCTGGTCATGTGCGTCGATGTACAAAAGACAGTAGATTTTCCTCGCGACCAAAAAGATGCTAAGTTTTTAGCATGTGCCATTGCAGCCGATGCCGAATACCTGATCACAGGGGATAGAGATTTTACTGAAGCGTATAAGATAGTGAATACAACTGTGCTCTCAGTTTCACAGTTCAAGCGGTATGTTTGCGATGTGTGGTAG
- a CDS encoding ABC transporter substrate-binding protein, which translates to MVHRRSFAWLLLIALLVPILVACGGGEGAAPAGTTGAASPSASPAASPAASASPAASPSPAESPAATTEASPAATTGAAASPSATDTAATGTAGGATGGGDESLIGAEPSAETAPAFAGAEQAKQYSGATITYYGDTVGIGANLDKALADRFTQETGIKVNIVPKPQNATENYATYQRLFQAQSGDIDVLMVDVIWPGAFAPHLADLTQALGEEAKQHYPGIIQNNTIEGKLVAMPWFGDFGMLFYRTDLLQKYGYSAPPKTWDELEEMAKKIQDGERASTPDFQGFVFQGNAYEGLTCDALEWLASSNGGTIIDEDGKVTVNNPQAVEILNKARGWIGTISPRGVTGYQEEEARNTFQGGNAAFMRNWPYAYSAGNSADSPIKGKFDVAPLPAAEDQKPVGTVGGWQLAVSNYSKNKDAAIEFVRYMTSPEVQTYRALIGSYVPTIASVAEDAAVIKAMPFLENLADVQRVTRPSATTGERYNEVSTAFFQGMNQILNGQDAAQVLPGVQQRIERIVGSR; encoded by the coding sequence ATGGTCCATCGACGAAGTTTCGCCTGGCTACTCTTGATCGCGCTCCTCGTGCCGATCTTGGTCGCGTGCGGTGGTGGCGAGGGAGCAGCACCGGCGGGAACAACCGGGGCGGCATCGCCATCGGCGTCACCGGCAGCATCACCAGCCGCATCGGCGTCACCGGCAGCATCACCATCACCAGCAGAATCACCGGCAGCCACCACCGAGGCATCTCCTGCGGCAACGACGGGCGCGGCGGCATCGCCATCGGCAACCGACACAGCCGCCACCGGCACGGCGGGCGGCGCCACGGGCGGCGGCGATGAGTCGCTGATCGGCGCGGAGCCTTCGGCTGAGACAGCTCCGGCCTTCGCGGGCGCTGAGCAGGCCAAGCAGTACAGCGGCGCGACCATCACCTACTACGGCGATACGGTCGGCATCGGCGCGAACCTGGACAAGGCGCTCGCGGATCGCTTCACCCAGGAGACTGGCATCAAGGTCAACATCGTGCCCAAGCCGCAGAACGCGACGGAGAACTACGCTACCTACCAGCGCTTGTTCCAGGCACAGTCGGGCGACATCGACGTGCTGATGGTCGACGTGATCTGGCCGGGCGCGTTCGCTCCGCATCTGGCCGATCTGACCCAGGCGCTGGGCGAGGAGGCCAAGCAGCACTATCCGGGCATCATCCAGAACAACACCATCGAGGGCAAGCTCGTGGCGATGCCCTGGTTCGGCGACTTCGGCATGCTCTTCTATCGCACCGACCTGCTTCAGAAGTACGGCTACAGCGCGCCGCCCAAGACCTGGGACGAGCTTGAGGAGATGGCAAAGAAGATTCAGGACGGCGAGCGCGCCAGCACGCCTGACTTCCAGGGCTTCGTCTTCCAGGGCAACGCCTACGAGGGCCTGACCTGCGACGCGCTTGAGTGGCTGGCGTCGAGCAACGGCGGCACGATCATCGACGAGGACGGCAAGGTGACAGTCAACAATCCGCAGGCCGTCGAGATCCTCAACAAGGCGCGTGGCTGGATCGGCACGATCTCGCCGCGTGGCGTGACGGGCTACCAGGAAGAAGAAGCGCGCAACACCTTCCAGGGCGGCAACGCCGCCTTCATGCGCAACTGGCCGTACGCCTACTCCGCGGGCAACAGCGCGGACTCGCCGATCAAGGGCAAGTTCGACGTCGCGCCGCTGCCGGCAGCGGAAGACCAGAAGCCGGTCGGCACCGTCGGCGGCTGGCAGCTCGCCGTCTCGAACTACTCCAAGAACAAGGACGCCGCGATCGAGTTCGTGCGCTACATGACCAGCCCTGAGGTCCAGACCTACCGCGCGCTGATCGGCAGCTACGTGCCCACGATTGCGAGCGTCGCCGAGGATGCGGCGGTGATCAAGGCTATGCCGTTCCTGGAGAACCTGGCGGACGTGCAGCGCGTGACGCGCCCATCGGCCACCACCGGCGAGCGCTACAACGAAGTCTCGACCGCGTTCTTCCAGGGCATGAACCAGATCCTCAACGGGCAGGATGCCGCGCAGGTGCTACCGGGCGTCCAGCAGCGCATCGAGCGGATCGTCGGCTCACGCTAA